In Helianthus annuus cultivar XRQ/B chromosome 3, HanXRQr2.0-SUNRISE, whole genome shotgun sequence, a single window of DNA contains:
- the LOC110929308 gene encoding (R)-mandelonitrile lyase-like, which produces MNIQTILHNVSLFFLIFCIGLQRKVYCFFHHHSRPDANYLRFTHEATDFSPTQYYDYIIIGGGTAGCPLAATLSESYSVLLLERGRSSDTSVLYESNIFRTLTTGNDSDSPAQNFVSEDGVQHTRARILGGGSMINYGFYSRADDYFYNNAGIEWDMGAVEIAYEWVENSIVTRPARLNRWQTSVFNALLEAGVVPNNGFTFDHVRGTKVGGSTFDDNEIRHGAVELLNNANPDNLDVLVHATVDRIIFSTSNPLAAVGVIYHDSNGAYHEVYVRTNGEVILSAGALGSPQLLLLSGLGPTSYLSSMNIPVVLDHPFIGQFMADPPRTGVNIVIPYASTDVGIRVVGITDSGPYIESPTIPPNSTPMSFLPFMGSVPPLNTSVEILSAKVSRPLSTGWLHLKSASNVTVSPGVRFNYYNRTEDIHQCSNAVEVIRKMLASPALNEYKFNDPDGGQSFRFIGPSLPQNASDYETIASFCRESLATFWHIHGGCLPTKVVDSGLKVIGVDSLRVVDASTFFNSPGTNPQATTMMLGRYIGMKILEERAGY; this is translated from the exons ATGAACATTCAAACAATATTGCACAATGTTTCTCTCTTTTTTCTCATATTCTGCATTGGGCTACAACGAAAAGTGTATTGCTTTTTTCACCACCATTCTCGTCCAG ATGCAAATTACCTTCGTTTTACACACGAGGCCACAGATTTCTCTCCCACTCAATATTATGATTACATTATCATTGGAGGAGGGACTGCTGGTTGTCCTTTAGCTGCCACTTTATCTGAATCGTATTCCGTCCTGCTACTTGAAAGGGGCCGTAGTTCAGACACGAGCGTGTTATATGAAAGTAATATCTTTCGGACGCTCACAACTGGAAATGATAGTGATTCTCCGGCACAAAATTTTGTTTCTGAAGATGGTGTACAACACACAAGGGCAAGGATTTTGGGAGGCGGTAGCATGATAAATTATGGGTTTTACTCGAGGGCCGATGACTACTTCTACAATAATGCAGGTATTGAATGGGATATGGGTGCTGTAGAGATAGCTTACGAGTGGGTAGAAAACAGTATTGTAACTCGTCCGGCCCGTTTAAATAGGTGGCAAACTTCTGTGTTTAATGCCTTACTCGAAGCGGGAGTGGTTCCTAATAATGGATTCACCTTTGACCACGTTCGAGGAACCaaggttggtggttcaacatttGATGATAATGAGATACGACATGGGGCGGTTGAGCTTCTCAACAATGCCAACCCTGATAATTTAGATGTGTTGGTTCATGCCACGGTTGACCGTATCATCTTCTCTACCTCTAACCCTTTAG CTGCAGTTGGGGTTATATACCATGATTCAAATGGAGCATACCATGAAGTTTATGTAAGAACAAATGGAGAAGTAATTTTGAGTGCCGGAGCTCTTGGAAGTCCACAACTTTTGTTACTAAGTGGACTCGGGCCAACGTCGTACCTTTCATCTATGAATATTCCTGTTGTTTTAGATCATCCTTTTATAGGACAGTTCATGGCCGATCCCCCACGTACTGGAGTAAATATCGTGATTCCATATGCATCAACCGATGTAGGAATCCGTGTGGTTGGGATCACAGACAGTGGACCATACATCGAGTCACCTACAATACCCCCAAATTCGACTCCCATGAGTTTTTTACCTTTCATGGGTTCAGTTCCACCTTTAAACACTAGTGTGGAGATTCTTTCGGCAAAGGTTAGTAGGCCATTATCAACTGGTTGGCTACATCTCAAATCCGCGTCCAACGTAACTGTTAGCCCAGGCGTCAGGTTTAATTACTACAATCGCACCGAAGACATTCATCAATGCTCGAATGCTGTGGAAGTTATCAGAAAAATGTTGGCTAGTCCAGCCTTGAACGAATACAAGTTTAATGACCCTGATGGAGGACAAAGTTTTAGATTTATTGGGCCGTCGTTACCGCAGAATGCATCTGATTATGAGACCATTGCGAGTTTCTGTCGTGAATCACTGGCCACATTTTGGCATATCCATGGTGGATGCTTGCCTACCAAGGTTGTTGATAGTGGTTTGAAAGTCATCGGTGTTGATTCTTTGCGAGTCGTTGATGCTTCAACATTTTTTAACTCACCGGGAACAAATCCTCAAGCAACCACGATGATGTTGGGACGGTATATCGGTATGAAAATACTTGAAGAGAGGGCTGGATATTAG